One Klebsiella electrica genomic window, CGGATAATTTCACCAAACCCAAGGGTAACAATCGCCAGATAATCGCCATGCATGCGCAGCACCGGAAATCCCAGCAGCGCGCCGGCCAGCGCCGCCATAATGGCGCCTGTCGGCAGCATTGCCCAGAAACCCAGCCCCAGATACTGATAACCCAGCGCCAGCCCGTAGGCGCCAATGGCATAAAAGGCCACATAGCCCAGGTCGAGCAGACCCGCCAGACCGACCACAATATTCAGCCCCAGTCCCAGCAGGACATAAATCAGCCCGAGAATGGCCACCGTCAGCAGATATTTCGTGGCGATAATCGGGAACAGGATGGCGAGGACCACCAGCAGCGGAATCACCCAGCGCAGCCGCGAACGATAGCCCGCGGGTCTCACATATACGCCATCATGCGTTCCTTCAAAGCGGGCGAGGAACTGGCGACCGCTGCGACTTTGCAACAGCAGACTGAGCAGCAGCCGCCCGAGCATCACGATGCCAACCAGTATCAACACCCGCTGCGTTGACAGATTGTAACTGTAACCTTTAAGCACAATGCCCACGATCGGGCCAAATACGATCAGCGCGCACAATCCGGCCAGGATGCTGTCGATCAGGCAGCGCCTGATATCCAGCCCCGGCTTACGGGACACTTCAGCCATGTTCGCCCCCTTAAACCTTGGCAACCATCGGACGACCCAGCAACCCTTGCGGACGGAAAATCAGGATCGCCACCAGCAGCGCGAAGGAAAAAACATCTTTGTAATCCGAGTTCACCAGCCCGGCGAACTGCGCTTCGGCCACTCCCAGCAGTAAACCGCCGAGCATCGCGCCAGGTAGCGAGCCAATCCCCCCCAGCACGGCGGCGGTAAAGGCTTTGATACCGATAATAAAACCGATATAGAAATCAAAGGTGCCGTAGTTCATGGTCACCAGCACGCCAGCCAGACCGGCCATCGCCGCGCCAATGACAAAAACCAGCGAGATAACCCTGTCGGTATTAATCCCAAGGATGGCGGCCATGCGCCGATCCTGCTGCGTCGCCCGACAGATACGCCCGAGCCGGGTATGCTGGATTATCCACGTCAGGACAATCATGCCCACCAGCGCCGCGACGAGGATAAATATTTTGGTCCAGGTGATTTGCACGATGCCGTCGCCAACCTCAAAACGCAGTACCCCGGAGAGCAGCGTCGGGATCCCCTGTTGATTGGGTCCCTGGCTGATTTGGACATAGTTCTGCAGGATAAGCGACATGCCGATAGCTGAGATCAGCGGCGCCAGGCGGGTGGAGTTGCGCAATGGCCGGTAGGCGATACGTTCGATAGTCCAGCCGTAGACGCCGGTCACCACAATAGTGAAGATCAGCGTGGCAAAGATCAGCAAAGGAAAAGAGTGAATCCCAAACCCGGAGAGCAACGCCAGCCCGATAGCGCACAGATAGGCCGAAATCATATACACCTCGCCGTGAGCGAAGTTAATCATGCCGATGATGCCGTACACCATGGTATAGCCGATGGCGATTAATCCATATACGGCGCCCAGCGTCAGCCCATTGATCAATTGTTGTAAAAAGAACGCTTCCATAGACACCATCCTGCCGGTAAACGGGCAGCAAACAGCCTGGCCTGCCTTTTCGCGAATAGCCCCTTGCTCAGGGGCGGAGAGTTATGGCGGTTAAAGCTGGTGATATTTGCCTTTATCATCCCACTTATAAACCACGTAATCCGATACCTTCAGGTCGCCCTTGCCATCCCAGGCCTTTTTGCCCATGACGGTATCAACGCTGTGGTTTTTCAGCCATTCGCTGGCTTTGGTGTTATCGGTTCCGACGGCATTATAGGCGGCGGCGATCGCCTGGATCGACGCGTAGGCATACAGGGTATAACCTTCCGGTTCGAAACCGCTGGCGCGGAATTTTTCAATCACCGCTTTCCCTTCCGCAATGGTTCGCGGATCCTGACCGAAGGTCATCAGCACGCCGTCAGTGAACTGTGGGCCACCGGCGGCGGTCACCAGCTCCTGCGTCACGATGCAATCGCCGGAGAAGAATTTCGCCTGTACCCCCTGTTCTCTCATCTGCCGAACCAGCGGACCGGCTTCCGGATGACAGCCGCCGAAATAGACGACGTCAGGCTTCAGCGCGCCAATTTTGGTGACCAGCGCATTGAAATCCTTCTCACCACGGGACAGCCCCTCGTACAGCACCTCTTTCGTCCCGCGTTTCGCCAGCGCGGCGCGGGTGGCATCCGCCAGTCCCTGACCATAGGTATCTTTATCGTGGATCACGGCGATTTTTTTCGCCTTCAGCACATCCAGTATATAGTTCGCCGCAATCGCCCCTTGCTGGTCGTCGCGACCGCACATACGGAACATATCTTTCATACCGCGTTCGGTGATTTGCGGGTTCGTCGAGCCCGGGGTGATGGTCAGAATACCGGCCTCGTCATAGACCTCGGAGGCCGGCATGGTGGATGACGAACAGAAATGCCCCACCACGGCGGAGACGCCGGACTCATCGACCAGGCGGTTCGCCACCGCTACCGCCTGTTTGGGTTCGCAGGCATCGTCACCCTGAACCAGCACAATTTTTTCGCCTTTAATTCCTCCCGCCGCATTAATATCCGCCGCCGCCTGCGAAGCCCCTTTCCAGTACTGGGCGCCGTAAGTCGCATTCGGCCCGGTAAACGGTCCGGCAACACCAATCTTCACATCCGCCTGCGCGTAAAATGCCACGCTCATACAACCCGCAATCGCAACATGAAGCATCAACTTTTTCAGTTTCAGAGACATTCGATATTCCTCAGCGATTTATAGCCTTGCGCCCGGTTATGGCGCGGAAAATATCAATTACTGTTTGGTTTGCCGAAGGCTGACAATGTGCCGTCACGGCCAGAGTGGAAGAAGCAAAAATCCCGCCAGGGAGAGATGGCGCGTCAGACAGCCGGGTAATGGATGGCAATAACGCGTGATAACACCGTCATCGCCTGCGGCTGACGCGCATTTCAGCACCAGTCAGGAGGTCGGTTGCCATCACGTGGCGAGTCGGGAACTGCAGCGTCCATATCGACCAGCGAGCTAAACATAGTTGCTCTTTTCACTCGTTGCGCACTGCCCTGGTGCAAAAGTGCGAAAATGATCATGAGTATGAATAATTTTGTTGCGGTATTGTGAACAATATAACAAGACGCATGACAAGCGGCGCGTTAACAGCGGATTCCACGCTACGCACTCATAACCCACTCTTATTATTTCCATTGTGAAAGCGGGCCTCCTCTGACAGGAAAAGGGGCGATAACAACCCGCCGCTGTGGCGGCGCAAGCAACCGCCGGGGCCCACTCTGCCCAGGAAACAGCGGGAGAATACACACACTGATTGACTTGAATTCGAATCGTAGGAAAATGCCTCTTCAACGCAACGACCTATAACGATGACGAATATGATTTTCTGCTCTCGTAGCGTCCCTGTTTTCTCTAAAGTGACTCTGTCCGCCGCGGCTGTGGCTGCCGCGCTGCTGTTGGTGAGCTGTTCCGGCAAACCGCCCGGCTCTCTGGTGACTCCGTTCCCCCCAGCGCAGAAACAGCCCCATGCCCCCAAAACCCATGAGCCGGTACGCGGCGTCTGGCTGACAACGGTATCTCGTCTTGACTGGCCGCCGGTCGCCTCGGTGACGACTGGCGACCCTGCGCTGCGTATCCGCCAGCAGCAGAAAGCGTTGACCGATAAACTGGATAAGCTGCAAAGCCTCGGTATCAATACCGTCTTCTTTCAGGTCAAACCGGATGGCACCGCGCTATGGCCGTCAAAAATTTTGCCGTGGTCCGATATGCTGACCGGCCACATCGGCCAGGATCCGGGCTACGACCCGCTGCAGTTTATGCTCGATGAAGCCCACAAACGCGGTATGCGGGTCCATGCCTGGTTTAACCCCTATCGCGTCTCCGTGAACACCCGGCCCAAAACCGTCAGCGAACTCAACGGGACGCTGTCGCAAGTCCCCTCCAGCGTCTTCGTGCTGCATCGCGACTGGATTCGTACCGCCGGCGACCGCTTTGTTCTCGACCCGGGGATTCCGCAAGTGCGCGACTGGATAACCAGCATCGTTGCCGAAGTGGTGGAACACTACCCGGTTGACGGCGTGCAGTTTGACGATTACTTCTACACCGAGTCGCCGGGTTCGGCGCTGAACGACTCGCAGACCTACCAGCAGTACGGGCAGGGATATGCTTCCAAAGCGGACTGGCGGCGACACAATACCCAGCAGCTGATAGCCCAGGTATCACGCACCATCAAGCAGCTCAATCCCGATGTGGAGTTTGGCGTCAGTCCGGCGGGCGTCTGGCGTAACCGCTCCCACGATCCGGCGGGCTCTGATACCCGCGGCGCGGCGGCGTATGATGAGTCTTACGCCGATACCCGCAGCTGGGTTCAGCAGGGTCTGCTCGACTACATCGCCCCCCAGCTGTACTGGCCCTTTGCCCGTGATGCGGCCCGCTATGATGTGCTGGCGAAATGGTGGGCCGACGTGGTGAAACCGACCGGCACCCGGCTGTATATCGGCGTGGCGCTGTATAAAATTGGCGAACCGTCGAAGAATGAGCCCGACTGGATGGTCAACGGCGGCGTGCCGGAGCTGAAGAAACAGCTGGATTTGA contains:
- a CDS encoding ABC transporter permease subunit, whose translation is MEAFFLQQLINGLTLGAVYGLIAIGYTMVYGIIGMINFAHGEVYMISAYLCAIGLALLSGFGIHSFPLLIFATLIFTIVVTGVYGWTIERIAYRPLRNSTRLAPLISAIGMSLILQNYVQISQGPNQQGIPTLLSGVLRFEVGDGIVQITWTKIFILVAALVGMIVLTWIIQHTRLGRICRATQQDRRMAAILGINTDRVISLVFVIGAAMAGLAGVLVTMNYGTFDFYIGFIIGIKAFTAAVLGGIGSLPGAMLGGLLLGVAEAQFAGLVNSDYKDVFSFALLVAILIFRPQGLLGRPMVAKV
- the livM gene encoding high-affinity branched-chain amino acid ABC transporter permease LivM — protein: MAEVSRKPGLDIRRCLIDSILAGLCALIVFGPIVGIVLKGYSYNLSTQRVLILVGIVMLGRLLLSLLLQSRSGRQFLARFEGTHDGVYVRPAGYRSRLRWVIPLLVVLAILFPIIATKYLLTVAILGLIYVLLGLGLNIVVGLAGLLDLGYVAFYAIGAYGLALGYQYLGLGFWAMLPTGAIMAALAGALLGFPVLRMHGDYLAIVTLGFGEIIRLVLNNWVSFTGGPNGVSVPAPTLFGLEFGRRAKDGGVPIHEFLHISYNPNLKFIFIYAVLCLVVLLVLFIKHRLARMPVGRAWEALREDEIACRAMGLNHVLVKLSAFMLGASTAGIAGVFFATYQGFVNPTSFTFFESALILAIVVLGGMGSTLGVVLAAFVLTVAPELLRGFDEYRVLLFGVLMVLMMIWRPRGLVRTSRTGVAVRKGVAP
- a CDS encoding branched-chain amino acid ABC transporter substrate-binding protein; this translates as MAFYAQADVKIGVAGPFTGPNATYGAQYWKGASQAAADINAAGGIKGEKIVLVQGDDACEPKQAVAVANRLVDESGVSAVVGHFCSSSTMPASEVYDEAGILTITPGSTNPQITERGMKDMFRMCGRDDQQGAIAANYILDVLKAKKIAVIHDKDTYGQGLADATRAALAKRGTKEVLYEGLSRGEKDFNALVTKIGALKPDVVYFGGCHPEAGPLVRQMREQGVQAKFFSGDCIVTQELVTAAGGPQFTDGVLMTFGQDPRTIAEGKAVIEKFRASGFEPEGYTLYAYASIQAIAAAYNAVGTDNTKASEWLKNHSVDTVMGKKAWDGKGDLKVSDYVVYKWDDKGKYHQL
- a CDS encoding glycoside hydrolase family 10 protein; the encoded protein is MTLSAAAVAAALLLVSCSGKPPGSLVTPFPPAQKQPHAPKTHEPVRGVWLTTVSRLDWPPVASVTTGDPALRIRQQQKALTDKLDKLQSLGINTVFFQVKPDGTALWPSKILPWSDMLTGHIGQDPGYDPLQFMLDEAHKRGMRVHAWFNPYRVSVNTRPKTVSELNGTLSQVPSSVFVLHRDWIRTAGDRFVLDPGIPQVRDWITSIVAEVVEHYPVDGVQFDDYFYTESPGSALNDSQTYQQYGQGYASKADWRRHNTQQLIAQVSRTIKQLNPDVEFGVSPAGVWRNRSHDPAGSDTRGAAAYDESYADTRSWVQQGLLDYIAPQLYWPFARDAARYDVLAKWWADVVKPTGTRLYIGVALYKIGEPSKNEPDWMVNGGVPELKKQLDLNESMPQIQGTILFRENYLNQPQTQQAVNYLKSRWGSYAGPALSPPATPPLRSASVNGPTVSDR